CGCCGAACTCTGTGAGCGCCGTTGCCGCGGTGCTCGGATCGCCGGTGACGGACTGATCGGCGGGCACCGGCTCGTGGGTGAGGGCGAGGTCGGCGGCATGGATGACGGTGTTGGGCTGCACCGCACGAGTATGCACTGTGTTACGCATCTTGTGCGGTTGTCGGCAAAATGTAACAGTGGATCATGGCCGAAACCCATGTCGTCACCAATCAGGCTCCGCCGCTGCTGGACCACAACCCCGCCACCTCGCCGGCGCTGATGGAGGCGCTGGTCCGCGAGGGTGGCGGTTGGGGCGTCGACGAGGTCACCGAACTCGGCGCGCTCGGCGGGTCGGCGCGCGCCCAGCGTTGGGGCGAGCTCGCCGACCGCAACCGGCCGGTGCTGCACACCCACGACCGCTACGGGCACCGGGTGGACGAGGTCGAATTCGATCCCGCCTACCACGAACTGATGAATGTGGCCGTCACGCACGGCCTGCACGGCGCCCCGTGGGCCGACGACCGGACCGGCTCGCACGTGGTCCGCGCCGCCAAGACCTCGGTGTGGACGCCCGAACCCGGGCACATCTGCCCGATCTCGATGACCTACGCCGTCGTCCCGGCGCTGCGCAACAACTCCGAACTCGCCGCGCGGTACGAACCGTTGCTGTCCAGCCGGGTCTATGACCCCGAACTCAAGGTGCCCGACACCAAGGCCGGTATCACCGCGGGCATGTCGATGACCGAGAAGCAGGGCGGCTCCGACGTCCGCGCCGGCACCACCGCGGCCGTCCGCAACGCCGACGGCACCTACGCCCTGACCGGGCACAAGTGGTTCACCTCGGCGCCGATGTGCGATGTGTTCCTGGTGCTGGCCCAGGCTTCCGGGGGCGAGCGAAGCGACAGGGGAAAATCCGGCGGGTTGTCCTGCTTCTTCCTGCCGCGCGTGCTGCCCGACGGCACCCGCAACCGGATGTTCCTGCAGCGGCTCAAGGACAAACTCGGCAACCACGCCAACGCCTCCAGTGAGGTCGAATACGACGGGGCCACTGCCTGGTTGGTCGGGGAGGAGGGGCGCGGCGTCAAGACCATCATCGAGATGGTCAACCTGACCCGGTTGGACTGCACCCTGGGCAGCGCCACCAGCATGCGCACCGGCCTGACCCGCGCGATTCACCACGCCCAGCACCGAAAGGCGTTCGGCGCCTACCTGATCGACCAGCCGCTGATGCGCAATGTGCTGGCCGACCTGGCGGTCGAGGCCGAGGCGGCGACCATGCTCGCGATGCGGATGGCCGGGGCCACCGATCGTGCGGTGCGCGGTGACGAACGCGAGTCGCTGCTGCGCCGGATCGGGCTGGCCGCCGCCAAGTACTGGGTGTGCAAGCGCGCCACCCCGCACGCCGCCGAGGCGATGGAATGCCTGGGCGGCAACGGCTACGTCGAGGACTCCGGGATGCCGCGGCTGTACCGGGAGGCGCCGCTGATGGGCATCTGGGAAGGCTCGGGCAACGTCAGTGCACTGGATACGTTGCGCGCCATGGCAACCCGGCCGGAATGCATCGAGGTCCTCTTCGACGAGTTGGCCCTCGCCCAGGATCCGCGGCTGGACGCCCACGTCGGGACGCTGAAGGCCCAGCTCGGCGACCTCGACGGTATCGAATACCGGGCCCGCAAGATCGCCGAGGACATCTCCTTGGCGCTGCAGGGTGCGCTACTGGTGCGCCACGGTCATCCCGCGGTCGCCGAGGCGTTCCTGACCAGCCGGCTGAGCGGGCAGTGGGGTGGGGCGTTCGGCACCCTGCCCGCCGGACTCGATCTGGGGCCGATCCTGGAGCGGGCGATGGTCAAGGGATGACCGACACGCTGAACACGATGACCTACGAGGTCACCGGCCGCGTCGCCCGGATCACCTTCAACCGGCCGGACAAGGGCAACGCCATCATCGCCGACACCCCGGTCGAACTGGCGGCCTGCGTGGAGCGCGCCGACCTGGATCCGAATGTGCACGTGATCCTGGTTTCCGGTGCGGGGCAGGGATTCTGCGCGGGCTTCGACCTCGGCGCCTACGCCGACGGCAGCTCCTCGGCCGGATCCGACCGGCGCGGCACCGTGCTCGACGGGCGCACCCAGGCGGTCAACCACCTGCCCGACCAGCCGTGGGATCCGATGATCGACTACCAGATGATGAGCCGGTTCGTGCGCGGGTTCGCCAGCCTGATGCACTGCGACAAGCCCACCGTGGTCAAGATTCACGGGTACTGCATCGCCGGGGGCACCGATATCGCCCTGCACGCCGACCAGGTGATCATTGCCTCCGACGCCAAGATCGGCTACCCGCCGATGCGGGTGTGGGGTGTGCCGGCGGCCGGGCTGTGGGCGCATCGGCTCGGTGACCAGCGCGCGAAAAGGCTGCTGTTCACCGGGGATTGCCTCACCGGAACCCAAGCCGCCGAGTGGGGGCTGGCGGTGGAAGCGCCCGAGCCGCAGGACCTCGACGAACGTACCGAACGCCTGGTGGCCCGCATCGCCGCGATGCCGGTCAACCAGCTCATCATGGCCAAGCTGGCCTGCAACACCGCGCTGCTGCAGCAGGGGGTGGCCACCAGTCGGATGGTCGGCACCGTGTTCGACGGCGTCGCCCGGCACACCCCGGAGGGGCACGCCTTCGTCGCCGACGCCCGCGAACACGGCTTCCGGGAGGCCGTCCGGCACCGCGACGAGCCGCTCGGTGATCACGGCCGCCGGGCCTCGGGGGTGTGATCCGGTGCGCCTGACCGCCCGATCGGTGGTGCTCAGTGTCCTGCTCGGCGCGCACCCCGCATGGGCCTCGTCATCCGAGCTGGCGGTGTTGACAGCGGATTTCGGCATTCGCGACTCGACGCTACGGGTGGCGCTGACCCGGATGGTCGGGGCCGGGGACCTGGTGCGGTCGGCCGACGGCTACCGGCTCTCGGACCGGCTGCTCGCCCGCCAGCGCCGTCAGGACGATGCGATCGACCCGCATGAGCATCCGTGGGACGGCACCTGGACGACGCTGCTGATCACCAGTGTCGGCGCCGATGCGCGTACCCGAGCCGACCTGCGGAACACTTTGCTGCAGAACAGGTTCGGTGAACTGCGCGAGGGCGCCTGGCTGCGGCCCGACAATCTCGATGTGGCGCTGCCCGCGGACGTCCGGGCCAGGGTGCGGATGCTGCGCAGCCGCGACGAGGACCCGGCGGATCTGGCCGCCCAGCTGTGGGACCTGCCGTCCTGGGCGCGGGAGGGGGACCGGTTGCTCGCCGAAATGGCCGAGGCGCCGGACGTTCCCGGGCGCTTCGTGGTGGCCGCGGCGATCGTGCGGCACCTGCTGACCGACCCGGTACTGCCGGCACAACTGCTGCCGGCGCACTGGCCCGGGGAACAGCTCCGGTCGGTCTACCGGGATTTCGCCGCCGAACTGGTCGCGCGGCGTGACAATCGGGTGGAGGCGGTATGACGACAACGAGTGGCGGGGTGCGCGTCGAACGCAACGGGCCGGTGACGACCGTCGTCATGAACCGGCCGCGGGCACGCAATGCGGTCAACGGGCCGGCCGCGGCCGAACTGTTCGCAGCCTTCGACGAGTTCGATCACGACGACACGGCCGCAGTCGCGGTGCTGTGCGGGGACAACGGAACCTTCTGTGCGGGAGCAGATCTCAAGTCGATCGGCACAACGGATTCCAACCAGACCCACCGCAGCGGACCCGGCCCGATGGGCCCGACCAGGATGGTGCTGTCCAAACCCGTCATCGCCGCGGTCAGCGGCCATGCGGTGGCCGGTGGGCTGGAGCTGGCGGTGTGGTGCGATCTGCGGGTCGTGGAGGAGGACGCGGAGTTCGGGGTGTTCTGCCGGCGCTGGGGTGTGCCGCTGATCGACGGCGGCACCGTCCGGTTGCCGCGACTGATCGGGCACGGCCGGGCCATGGACCTGATCCTCACCGGCCGGGCCGTGGGCGCGCAGGAAGCCCTCCAGATCGGGCTGGCCAATCGAGTGGTCGAGAAGGGGCAGGCCCGGGCGGCCGCCGAGGAACTGGCCGCCCAGCTCGCCGCGCTACCGCAGCTTTGCCTGCGGGCCGACCGGCTCTCGGCGCTGCGTCAGTGGGGTGAAACCGAAGGGGCGGCAATGGACTTCGAATTCGGCAGCTTGGCCGCGGTGGCGCCCGAATTGTCCGCCGGGGTGCAGCGGTTCGTCGACGGCGCCGGGCGGCACGGCGCCTGATTCCGAGAGCGGCTAGCCCTTGCTCACCTTGTTGCCGCTGCCGAGGTCTTCCACCTTCGGGTCGCCGGCCTTGTAGACCACCGTGTTGTCGATGCCGACCACACTGATCTCGGACTCGACACGCTCCAGGGTCACCTTGTTGTCGGCCCCGCCGATGTTGACGCTGGAGCAGCTGCCCTTGATGGTCAGGGTGTTGTTGGAGCCGCCGACATTGAGTGACTTGCCCTGCGCACAGTCGATTTCGGTGGTGGTGCCGAAGGACCCGTAGTTGATGGTGTTGCCGATCTGGACCTGCGCGCCCGATGACCCGGCCGTCATGGTGGGTGCCGGGGAATCGCCGTCGGCACCGCAACCGGTGAGACCGAGCGCGAGGACTGCCGCGGCGACCGGTCCTGCGATGTGAGTGCGCATAGCTCCCTCGATTCGTAGCTGGTCGTTGTCCAGCCTATGTGACGGGGACGTTGATCACGGGTCGCCGCTCACCGGCGCCCGGCCCGTCGAAATGCCACCACTCTCCGGAATACACGCTCAGCCCGCCGGCGGCCATGGCCTCGCGCAGCACAGCCCGGTTGTACTGGGCGGCGGCACTCACTCCCGTGGTGGCGTACGCGTTCGCGGCCGGCCGGAAATCGTCGAAACCCGTACCCATGTCGGTCAAAGCGGTCGCGCTCGCCGTCGTCACATCGACCGACCGGCCGGACTCGTGACTCTTCGAATACGGCCCCGGCCGGGCCACCCACGCCGGGTTGGACACCACCTCGAACATCCGGACCTGCACATCATGGGGCCGGTAGCAGTCCCAGAACACCAGCCGCAGGCCGCGCGTCCGCAGTTGCGCCGCGGCCGTGGCCAGCCCGTGCGCCAGTGACTCGTGGATCAGGCAGCGGGCGCCGGTCGGATAGAGCTGGGTCCCGGTGAAATTGTCGGGCCGCGCGTAGCGCAGGTCGATGACGGCGTCGGGTACGGCGTCACGGACATCGACGAAGCCGACCGCGCGCGCCGCGGCCGAGACCGGGGCGGCCGCACTCACCGGCGCGGTCGCGAGCCCGGCCGTACCGAGCACCCCAGAGACGAGGAGGGCGACGAGCTGGGCAGGACGGCGCACAGATCAGGCCGGGGCCCAGTTGATGCGGTTGGTCATGCCGAGTTCGCGGCCGCGGTCGATCAGCGCGGGCGTGCCGCCGTGATAGATCACGGTCTGGTCGTAGCCGTACACCGTGATGTCGTTGACCACGTTGTCGGCGATGACGATGTTCGACGAGCCCTGCATCGTCACCGCCCAGCAGGAGCCCTTGGCGTTGATGGTGTTGCCGGTGCCGTTGACCAACAACGTCGCGTTGTTGCAGTCGATCGTCTGCACGATGCCCTGCCCGGTGATGTGGGTGTCGCCGTTCTTGGCCTGCGCGGCCGGCGCGGCCAGACCCGCCAGCACCAGGGGAACGACCAGCGCGCCGGCCGCCACGGACCGGGGCCGACTCTGCAGACTCAGGCTCACCATGGGCAACAGCGTACGGTGCCCGCCTGCGGCCGGGGCACCCGTTGGGAGTGTTTGCGATCAGGTCGCCGAGGTGAC
This region of Mycolicibacterium diernhoferi genomic DNA includes:
- a CDS encoding acyl-CoA dehydrogenase family protein, which produces MAETHVVTNQAPPLLDHNPATSPALMEALVREGGGWGVDEVTELGALGGSARAQRWGELADRNRPVLHTHDRYGHRVDEVEFDPAYHELMNVAVTHGLHGAPWADDRTGSHVVRAAKTSVWTPEPGHICPISMTYAVVPALRNNSELAARYEPLLSSRVYDPELKVPDTKAGITAGMSMTEKQGGSDVRAGTTAAVRNADGTYALTGHKWFTSAPMCDVFLVLAQASGGERSDRGKSGGLSCFFLPRVLPDGTRNRMFLQRLKDKLGNHANASSEVEYDGATAWLVGEEGRGVKTIIEMVNLTRLDCTLGSATSMRTGLTRAIHHAQHRKAFGAYLIDQPLMRNVLADLAVEAEAATMLAMRMAGATDRAVRGDERESLLRRIGLAAAKYWVCKRATPHAAEAMECLGGNGYVEDSGMPRLYREAPLMGIWEGSGNVSALDTLRAMATRPECIEVLFDELALAQDPRLDAHVGTLKAQLGDLDGIEYRARKIAEDISLALQGALLVRHGHPAVAEAFLTSRLSGQWGGAFGTLPAGLDLGPILERAMVKG
- a CDS encoding crotonase/enoyl-CoA hydratase family protein, producing the protein MTDTLNTMTYEVTGRVARITFNRPDKGNAIIADTPVELAACVERADLDPNVHVILVSGAGQGFCAGFDLGAYADGSSSAGSDRRGTVLDGRTQAVNHLPDQPWDPMIDYQMMSRFVRGFASLMHCDKPTVVKIHGYCIAGGTDIALHADQVIIASDAKIGYPPMRVWGVPAAGLWAHRLGDQRAKRLLFTGDCLTGTQAAEWGLAVEAPEPQDLDERTERLVARIAAMPVNQLIMAKLACNTALLQQGVATSRMVGTVFDGVARHTPEGHAFVADAREHGFREAVRHRDEPLGDHGRRASGV
- a CDS encoding PaaX family transcriptional regulator C-terminal domain-containing protein — translated: MRLTARSVVLSVLLGAHPAWASSSELAVLTADFGIRDSTLRVALTRMVGAGDLVRSADGYRLSDRLLARQRRQDDAIDPHEHPWDGTWTTLLITSVGADARTRADLRNTLLQNRFGELREGAWLRPDNLDVALPADVRARVRMLRSRDEDPADLAAQLWDLPSWAREGDRLLAEMAEAPDVPGRFVVAAAIVRHLLTDPVLPAQLLPAHWPGEQLRSVYRDFAAELVARRDNRVEAV
- a CDS encoding crotonase/enoyl-CoA hydratase family protein, which codes for MTTTSGGVRVERNGPVTTVVMNRPRARNAVNGPAAAELFAAFDEFDHDDTAAVAVLCGDNGTFCAGADLKSIGTTDSNQTHRSGPGPMGPTRMVLSKPVIAAVSGHAVAGGLELAVWCDLRVVEEDAEFGVFCRRWGVPLIDGGTVRLPRLIGHGRAMDLILTGRAVGAQEALQIGLANRVVEKGQARAAAEELAAQLAALPQLCLRADRLSALRQWGETEGAAMDFEFGSLAAVAPELSAGVQRFVDGAGRHGA
- a CDS encoding DUF3060 domain-containing protein, translated to MRTHIAGPVAAAVLALGLTGCGADGDSPAPTMTAGSSGAQVQIGNTINYGSFGTTTEIDCAQGKSLNVGGSNNTLTIKGSCSSVNIGGADNKVTLERVESEISVVGIDNTVVYKAGDPKVEDLGSGNKVSKG
- a CDS encoding M15 family metallopeptidase, with protein sequence MRRPAQLVALLVSGVLGTAGLATAPVSAAAPVSAAARAVGFVDVRDAVPDAVIDLRYARPDNFTGTQLYPTGARCLIHESLAHGLATAAAQLRTRGLRLVFWDCYRPHDVQVRMFEVVSNPAWVARPGPYSKSHESGRSVDVTTASATALTDMGTGFDDFRPAANAYATTGVSAAAQYNRAVLREAMAAGGLSVYSGEWWHFDGPGAGERRPVINVPVT
- a CDS encoding DUF3060 domain-containing protein, whose translation is MVSLSLQSRPRSVAAGALVVPLVLAGLAAPAAQAKNGDTHITGQGIVQTIDCNNATLLVNGTGNTINAKGSCWAVTMQGSSNIVIADNVVNDITVYGYDQTVIYHGGTPALIDRGRELGMTNRINWAPA